One segment of Bacillus alkalisoli DNA contains the following:
- the purQ gene encoding phosphoribosylformylglycinamidine synthase subunit PurQ produces the protein MKFACIVFPGSNCDVDMYHAIKDELGEEVEYVWHDAKDLSEFDGILLPGGFSYGDYLRSGAIARFSNVMAEVVKAAEAGKPILGVCNGFQILLESGLLPGAMRRNKNLKFMCRMVTLRVENNETMFTTAYQKGEEIKIPIAHGEGNYYCDELTLKQLQENNQIVFRYDDDNPNGSLERIAGITNKQGNVLGMMPHPERAVSELLGSADGLRLFQSIVRNWRESHVVTS, from the coding sequence ATGAAATTTGCCTGTATCGTTTTTCCAGGTTCGAACTGTGATGTAGATATGTACCATGCGATCAAAGATGAGCTTGGTGAAGAAGTGGAATATGTATGGCACGATGCGAAAGACTTAAGTGAGTTTGACGGCATCTTACTTCCAGGTGGCTTTTCTTACGGAGATTACTTGCGTTCCGGTGCGATTGCCCGTTTTTCCAATGTGATGGCAGAGGTTGTAAAAGCTGCAGAAGCTGGTAAGCCAATATTAGGTGTATGTAACGGATTTCAAATCTTACTAGAGTCTGGTTTATTACCAGGGGCTATGCGTCGTAATAAAAATTTAAAGTTTATGTGTCGTATGGTTACGTTACGAGTAGAAAACAACGAAACAATGTTTACGACTGCCTATCAAAAAGGGGAAGAAATCAAAATCCCTATCGCACACGGTGAAGGAAACTATTACTGTGATGAACTAACGTTAAAACAGCTACAAGAAAATAACCAAATCGTCTTCCGTTACGATGATGACAATCCAAACGGAAGCTTAGAGAGAATAGCAGGGATTACGAATAAACAAGGGAATGTGCTAGGAATGATGCCCCACCCTGAACGTGCTGTTAGTGAATTACTAGGTAGTGCAGACGGATTAAGACTATTCCAATCGATTGTACGAAACTGGAGGGAATCACATGTCGTTACTTCTTGA
- the purS gene encoding phosphoribosylformylglycinamidine synthase subunit PurS — protein sequence MFKVKVFVTLRESVLDPQGNAVKNSLHSLSYKEVQEVRIGKYLELTIAETNRNLDELVKEMCEKMLANTVIEDYRYEVEEVVVR from the coding sequence ATGTTTAAAGTAAAAGTATTCGTAACGTTAAGAGAAAGTGTATTAGATCCACAAGGAAATGCAGTGAAAAACTCCCTACACAGTTTATCGTATAAAGAAGTTCAAGAAGTGCGTATCGGAAAGTATTTAGAGTTAACAATTGCAGAAACAAACCGCAATTTAGATGAGTTAGTAAAAGAAATGTGTGAAAAGATGCTTGCGAACACGGTAATTGAAGACTACCGATATGAAGTGGAGGAGGTTGTCGTTCGATGA
- the purC gene encoding phosphoribosylaminoimidazolesuccinocarboxamide synthase, which yields MDIQKQALLYEGKAKMVYSTNDENTVWIQYKNSATAFNGEKKMSIEGKGRLNNLITSFLFSQLHEVGIESHFIQKLSDTEQLVKKVSIIPLEVVVRNVCAGSMAKRLGIEEGTPLEHPIVEFYYKDDSLGDPLITEDHITLLKLATKEEIDLLKLSAQKVNHYLSEFFVSKNIKLIDFKLEFGKTLDGTILLADEISPDTCRLWDATTLEKLDKDVFRRDLGSLTEAYEQILNRIGGKAHV from the coding sequence ATGGATATTCAAAAGCAAGCGTTACTTTACGAAGGCAAGGCGAAAATGGTGTATTCCACAAATGATGAAAACACCGTCTGGATCCAATACAAAAACAGCGCAACTGCCTTTAACGGTGAAAAAAAGATGAGCATCGAAGGCAAAGGCCGTCTGAACAATTTAATTACTAGTTTCCTATTTTCACAACTTCACGAAGTTGGTATCGAAAGTCATTTCATCCAAAAGCTTTCTGACACAGAACAACTTGTAAAAAAAGTTTCCATCATTCCATTAGAAGTCGTCGTTCGAAATGTTTGTGCAGGTAGCATGGCAAAGCGGCTAGGAATCGAAGAGGGAACTCCTCTTGAACACCCAATCGTAGAATTTTATTACAAAGACGATTCGTTAGGTGACCCACTTATTACAGAAGACCACATTACACTATTAAAATTAGCAACAAAAGAAGAAATCGATTTACTTAAACTTTCAGCGCAAAAAGTGAACCATTATTTATCGGAATTTTTTGTAAGTAAGAATATTAAATTAATAGATTTTAAGCTAGAATTCGGTAAAACATTGGACGGTACTATTTTGCTAGCTGATGAAATTTCCCCAGATACATGTCGATTATGGGATGCAACAACATTAGAAAAGCTAGATAAAGATGTGTTTCGTCGAGATTTAGGTAGTTTAACAGAAGCTTATGAACAAATTTTAAATCGTATTGGAGGAAAAGCCCATGTTTAA
- the purB gene encoding adenylosuccinate lyase produces MIERYTRPEMGAIWTEENKFQAWLEVEILACEAWAELGEIPKEDVAKLRKNASFNMNRIYEIEAETRHDVVAFTRAVSETLGEEKKWVHYGLTSTDVVDTALSYLIKQANDILLQDLERFVEILKVKAQEHKYTVMMGRTHGVHAEPTTFGLKLALWYEEMKRNLERFKQAAAGVQFGKISGAVGTYANIDPFVEKYVCEKLGLEAAPISTQTLQRDRHAHYMSAIALIATSIEKFAVEIRGLQKSETREVEEFFAKGQKGSSAMPHKRNPIGSENMTGLARVIRGYMMTAYENVPLWHERDISHSSAERIILPDATIALNYMLNRFGNIVKNLTVFPENMKRNMDRTLGLIYSQRVLLALIDTGMSREEAYDTVQPKAMEAWEQQVPFRQLVEADPTINSRLTAEQIADCFDYNYHLQHVDTIFNRLEL; encoded by the coding sequence ATGATTGAACGTTATACACGACCTGAAATGGGTGCTATTTGGACGGAAGAAAACAAATTCCAAGCTTGGCTAGAAGTAGAAATACTAGCATGTGAAGCATGGGCAGAACTTGGTGAAATACCGAAAGAAGATGTAGCAAAACTACGCAAAAATGCTTCGTTTAACATGAACAGAATTTATGAAATTGAAGCAGAAACGCGCCACGATGTAGTGGCATTCACTAGAGCTGTTTCGGAAACGTTAGGCGAAGAGAAAAAGTGGGTGCATTACGGATTAACGTCTACAGATGTTGTAGATACAGCCCTCTCTTACCTAATAAAACAAGCAAATGACATTTTACTTCAAGACTTAGAAAGATTTGTAGAAATCTTAAAAGTAAAAGCACAAGAACATAAATATACAGTTATGATGGGCCGCACACACGGCGTTCATGCAGAACCTACAACTTTCGGTTTAAAGCTTGCACTTTGGTATGAAGAAATGAAACGTAACTTAGAGCGTTTCAAGCAAGCAGCAGCGGGAGTACAGTTTGGGAAGATTTCTGGGGCAGTTGGTACATACGCAAACATCGATCCTTTTGTAGAAAAGTATGTTTGTGAGAAGTTAGGTTTAGAAGCAGCACCAATTTCAACGCAAACATTACAACGTGATCGCCATGCACACTATATGAGTGCAATCGCGCTTATTGCAACATCAATTGAGAAATTTGCAGTAGAAATTCGCGGCCTTCAAAAAAGTGAAACACGCGAAGTAGAAGAGTTCTTTGCAAAAGGACAAAAAGGATCTTCTGCGATGCCACATAAACGTAATCCAATTGGTTCTGAAAACATGACCGGCCTTGCGCGCGTTATTCGTGGATACATGATGACTGCTTATGAAAATGTGCCATTATGGCATGAACGTGATATTTCTCATTCATCGGCAGAAAGAATCATTTTACCAGACGCAACCATTGCTCTAAATTACATGTTAAACCGTTTTGGTAACATCGTGAAAAACTTAACGGTATTCCCAGAAAACATGAAACGTAACATGGATCGCACACTAGGTTTAATATACTCACAACGAGTATTGCTCGCCCTAATCGATACAGGTATGTCACGCGAAGAAGCATACGACACGGTTCAACCGAAAGCAATGGAAGCGTGGGAACAACAAGTCCCATTCCGCCAACTAGTAGAAGCTGATCCAACTATTAACTCTCGACTAACAGCAGAACAAATAGCAGATTGCTTTGACTACAACTACCACCTACAACACGTAGACACTATTTTCAACCGCTTAGAACTATAA
- the purK gene encoding 5-(carboxyamino)imidazole ribonucleotide synthase, giving the protein MFKTILPDSTIGIIGGGQLGRMMALSARAMGYKIAVLDPTPNSPCGQIADIEITASFDDIKAIQQLANISDVITYEFENIDFTTLSWLENNTYLPQGSHVLKMTQHRGVEKKMIQEAGLSVAPFQIISTKEELEKAIGTIGIPSVLKTCRFGYDGKGQFVIRQKEDMEIASELLQSGECILEKWLPFHMEISVIVSRSVSGEVKTLPVAENIHVSNILHQSIVPARISMELQQKAMEAAMTLTNHLNVVGTLAIEMFVVGEENIFINELAPRPHNSGHFSIDACETSQFEQHIRAICGLPLGETNLWKPVVMVNLLGEHVEYALDNIPLYHDVKLHLYGKKERKEKRKMGHVNVLADTMDLALKKAEKITSWNKEEVEALR; this is encoded by the coding sequence TTGTTTAAAACAATTTTACCTGACTCGACGATTGGCATAATTGGTGGAGGACAATTAGGCAGAATGATGGCTCTTTCCGCAAGAGCAATGGGATATAAAATAGCCGTTTTAGATCCGACACCTAATTCTCCGTGCGGACAAATTGCAGATATAGAAATAACAGCAAGCTTTGATGACATAAAGGCGATACAACAACTAGCTAACATTTCAGACGTTATCACATATGAATTTGAAAATATTGACTTTACTACTTTGTCTTGGTTAGAAAACAACACGTATTTACCACAAGGTAGCCATGTTTTAAAAATGACACAACACCGTGGTGTAGAAAAGAAAATGATTCAAGAAGCTGGTTTGTCCGTTGCACCATTTCAAATCATCTCTACAAAAGAAGAACTAGAAAAGGCAATTGGAACAATTGGTATTCCTTCTGTCTTAAAAACTTGTAGATTCGGCTATGATGGAAAAGGACAATTTGTGATTCGTCAAAAAGAAGACATGGAGATTGCTTCTGAATTACTACAATCGGGTGAGTGCATTCTAGAAAAATGGTTACCATTTCATATGGAAATCTCGGTTATTGTTTCAAGGAGTGTGTCTGGTGAAGTGAAAACATTACCGGTGGCAGAGAATATTCATGTGAGTAATATCCTACACCAATCAATCGTGCCAGCAAGAATCTCTATGGAGTTACAACAAAAAGCGATGGAAGCGGCAATGACCTTAACGAATCACTTAAACGTAGTAGGGACACTCGCTATCGAAATGTTCGTTGTAGGAGAAGAAAACATTTTCATTAACGAACTAGCACCAAGACCACATAATTCGGGACACTTTTCCATCGATGCGTGTGAGACATCCCAATTTGAACAACACATTCGTGCCATTTGCGGTTTACCACTCGGTGAAACAAATTTATGGAAACCTGTGGTAATGGTTAATCTATTAGGAGAACATGTGGAATATGCTCTAGATAACATTCCACTCTACCATGATGTCAAACTTCATTTATATGGAAAGAAAGAACGAAAAGAAAAAAGGAAAATGGGACATGTAAACGTTTTAGCTGATACAATGGACCTTGCTTTAAAAAAAGCAGAAAAAATAACAAGTTGGAACAAAGAAGAAGTGGAGGCATTACGATGA
- the purE gene encoding 5-(carboxyamino)imidazole ribonucleotide mutase: MAAQVGVIMGSTSDWETMKHACDILEELQVPYEKKVVSAHRTPDLMFQYAESARARGLKVIIAGAGGAAHLPGMVAAKTTLPVIGVPVQSKSLNGLDSLLSIVQMPAGVPVATVAIGKAGSANAGLLAAQIISAFDESLAMRLEDRREKIKNQVLESSEELV; the protein is encoded by the coding sequence ATGGCGGCACAAGTTGGCGTAATTATGGGAAGTACATCTGATTGGGAAACGATGAAACATGCTTGCGACATATTAGAAGAACTACAAGTACCATACGAGAAAAAAGTAGTTTCCGCACATAGAACACCTGACCTTATGTTTCAATATGCAGAAAGCGCTCGCGCTAGAGGCTTAAAAGTCATTATTGCAGGGGCAGGAGGAGCAGCCCATTTACCTGGAATGGTAGCAGCTAAAACAACACTACCTGTAATCGGAGTTCCAGTGCAATCTAAATCACTGAACGGGTTAGACTCTTTATTATCCATTGTACAAATGCCGGCTGGTGTTCCTGTAGCCACTGTTGCAATCGGAAAAGCGGGATCCGCGAATGCTGGATTACTTGCTGCACAAATAATCAGTGCATTTGATGAATCACTCGCAATGAGATTAGAAGATAGAAGGGAAAAAATCAAAAATCAAGTGTTAGAAAGCAGTGAAGAACTTGTTTAA
- a CDS encoding NETI motif-containing protein, which translates to MAQKAKGKRKFELMDKETIDQCLDRMKKEGYMPVRRMEEPIFKEEKVNGKMEVVPCGRKIFFEGKLISD; encoded by the coding sequence ATGGCACAAAAAGCAAAAGGAAAACGAAAATTCGAATTAATGGACAAGGAAACAATTGACCAATGTTTAGACCGTATGAAAAAAGAAGGCTACATGCCAGTAAGGCGCATGGAAGAACCTATTTTCAAAGAAGAAAAAGTAAATGGAAAAATGGAAGTGGTCCCTTGTGGACGAAAAATTTTTTTTGAAGGAAAACTAATTTCAGATTAA
- a CDS encoding DUF2179 domain-containing protein, with the protein MLDNAFVMVAIIIIINIIYVSFFTIRMILTLKGRRYLAAFISTIEVIIYVVGLGLVLDNLNQIQNLLAYAFGYGIGVVVGMKIEEKLALGHTTVNVITKEYDKDLPKLLREKGYGVTNWQAHGLEGDRMAMQILTPRKYELSLYTTIKEYDPKAFIIAYEPKTIHGGFWVKNVKERKIKAWHKKQKENENSN; encoded by the coding sequence ATGTTAGACAACGCCTTTGTAATGGTAGCTATTATCATTATAATTAATATTATATATGTCTCATTTTTTACAATACGTATGATATTGACGTTAAAAGGTCGTCGATATTTAGCAGCTTTTATCAGTACAATTGAAGTAATTATTTATGTGGTAGGTCTTGGGTTAGTTTTAGATAACTTAAATCAAATACAAAACCTGCTAGCATATGCTTTCGGTTACGGTATTGGTGTTGTTGTTGGAATGAAAATTGAAGAAAAACTAGCACTAGGTCATACAACTGTGAATGTTATTACAAAAGAGTACGATAAGGATTTACCAAAACTACTTCGTGAAAAAGGATATGGAGTGACAAATTGGCAAGCACACGGCTTAGAAGGTGACCGGATGGCGATGCAAATTTTAACTCCTAGAAAATATGAGTTAAGTCTTTATACGACAATTAAAGAGTACGATCCAAAAGCATTCATAATCGCTTACGAGCCAAAAACGATACATGGTGGATTCTGGGTGAAGAACGTGAAAGAAAGGAAAATAAAAGCATGGCACAAAAAGCAAAAGGAAAACGAAAATTCGAATTAA
- a CDS encoding glycine betaine uptake BCCT transporter: protein MKKTTPVFLVSIIVAVLFIIWGIIPLGNLSLNNVTTNLQSFIVNKFGWFYLLTATGFLLFCIILIFSKYGNIRLGKDTDRPEYNYITWFAMIFSAGMGIGLVFWGASEPIYHFHYPPTGEGETAEAARVAMRYSFFHWGFHPWAIYSVIALALAYFQFRKGSPGVISSILRPVLGDRVDGFTGLIINFIAVFATIFGVATSLGFGAMQISGGLSSIVPAINNTLFTQLVIILVVTVLFMISSQTGLNRGIKHLSNFNVVLALSLLLFLLFAGPTNFIMDLFTTTIGGYIQNLPSMSFRLFPFDQENSFVQDWTVFYWAWWIAWAPFVGTFIARISKGRTIREFLLGVLLVPTIFGGLWFSVFGGSAIFLEYFNGVSVYDVINNEGTEVALFAVLQQYPLGLIMSGIAILLVCTFFITSADSATFVLGMQTTNGSLNPPNSLKFVWGIVQSAAAAILLYSGGLGALQTASIIAAFPFAIIMILMVVALMKSFKEEKVPIKGYKPVDEE, encoded by the coding sequence ATGAAAAAAACAACCCCTGTGTTTTTAGTTTCAATCATTGTAGCTGTCTTATTCATTATTTGGGGAATCATTCCGCTTGGGAATTTGAGCTTAAACAATGTTACTACTAACTTACAGTCATTTATCGTCAATAAATTTGGATGGTTTTACTTATTAACAGCGACTGGCTTTTTATTATTTTGTATTATTCTAATTTTTTCGAAGTATGGTAACATCCGACTTGGAAAAGACACAGATCGACCTGAGTATAATTACATAACTTGGTTTGCAATGATATTTAGTGCTGGTATGGGTATCGGATTAGTATTTTGGGGTGCTTCAGAACCGATCTACCATTTTCATTACCCTCCAACTGGAGAAGGTGAAACTGCTGAAGCAGCCAGAGTAGCAATGCGCTATTCATTTTTCCATTGGGGTTTCCATCCTTGGGCGATATATTCTGTTATCGCACTAGCCCTTGCTTACTTCCAGTTCCGTAAAGGATCACCTGGAGTAATAAGCTCTATATTAAGACCTGTACTAGGAGACAGAGTAGATGGTTTTACAGGCTTAATCATTAATTTTATTGCTGTATTTGCCACTATATTTGGTGTCGCAACATCACTAGGGTTTGGGGCAATGCAAATTAGTGGTGGACTATCAAGTATAGTCCCAGCGATAAATAATACTTTATTCACTCAATTAGTTATCATTTTAGTTGTTACTGTATTGTTTATGATTTCTTCTCAGACTGGCTTAAACCGTGGGATTAAGCATTTAAGTAACTTTAATGTTGTATTAGCACTTTCTTTATTGCTCTTTTTACTTTTTGCAGGACCGACTAACTTCATTATGGATTTATTTACAACGACTATTGGAGGGTACATTCAAAACTTACCATCCATGAGCTTCCGCTTATTCCCGTTTGATCAAGAAAACAGCTTTGTTCAAGACTGGACTGTGTTTTATTGGGCCTGGTGGATTGCTTGGGCACCTTTTGTTGGAACGTTTATTGCTCGTATTTCAAAAGGGCGAACGATTCGTGAATTTTTACTTGGTGTGTTATTAGTTCCTACTATTTTCGGTGGTTTATGGTTCTCCGTATTCGGAGGTTCCGCTATCTTCTTAGAATATTTTAATGGCGTTTCTGTTTATGATGTCATTAATAATGAAGGAACGGAAGTTGCACTATTTGCAGTACTTCAACAATATCCACTCGGATTAATTATGTCTGGTATTGCTATATTATTAGTATGTACATTCTTTATTACTTCTGCAGACTCTGCTACATTTGTGCTTGGAATGCAAACGACTAACGGTAGTTTAAATCCTCCAAACTCATTGAAGTTTGTTTGGGGTATTGTTCAATCCGCTGCAGCCGCAATTTTGTTGTATTCAGGTGGACTTGGTGCGCTACAAACAGCTTCAATCATCGCTGCTTTCCCGTTTGCTATTATCATGATATTAATGGTGGTTGCGTTGATGAAGTCGTTTAAGGAAGAAAAAGTGCCAATTAAAGGATATAAACCAGTTGATGAAGAATAG
- a CDS encoding Hsp20/alpha crystallin family protein, whose protein sequence is MSFNQFKHFHDWRKNWDQFFGEDFWNGFEPMIQNMHTQTNLYKKENEILCIIALPGLNQPEDVEVYIRNQKIEVKGVTRIPIQGFELVDEGIAQGNFERIIELPYPVRDDKVEATYENGLLYIHLHRYIPGDTKRKIIIDKSTEPGRKFITPSE, encoded by the coding sequence ATGTCCTTCAATCAGTTCAAACATTTTCACGATTGGCGAAAAAATTGGGATCAGTTTTTTGGAGAGGATTTTTGGAATGGCTTTGAGCCAATGATTCAAAACATGCATACACAAACAAACTTGTATAAAAAAGAAAATGAAATCCTATGTATAATTGCGTTACCAGGCCTCAATCAACCAGAGGATGTGGAGGTGTATATCCGAAATCAAAAAATCGAAGTGAAAGGGGTCACTCGTATTCCTATTCAAGGTTTTGAGCTAGTAGATGAAGGAATAGCACAAGGGAATTTTGAACGAATAATCGAGTTACCATATCCAGTAAGAGACGATAAAGTTGAAGCAACTTATGAGAACGGTCTTCTCTACATCCATCTCCACCGCTACATCCCCGGAGACACGAAACGAAAAATTATCATTGATAAAAGCACTGAACCAGGAAGGAAATTCATCACACCGAGCGAATAG
- the sigY gene encoding RNA polymerase sigma factor SigY yields the protein MNETVDNEIELIQQAQQGDDDAFTQLFERHYPFLFKYLLKLTLDEDKSSDIAQEAMLKCYQHLSSFKMESKFSTWMITIASRLYMDVLRKEKRERKWLEQIKTTLSRQLSWRAKLSGTEFSDTFSDFNQLDVEVRVPILLRHYYGYTYDEIADMLKIKTGTVKSRVHNGLKQLRKEWDENEQEARPRHTHQVKS from the coding sequence TTGAATGAAACAGTAGATAACGAAATTGAACTAATTCAACAAGCTCAACAAGGAGACGATGATGCCTTCACTCAATTATTTGAACGTCATTATCCGTTCCTGTTTAAGTATTTATTAAAGCTTACATTAGATGAAGATAAAAGCAGTGATATTGCCCAAGAGGCTATGTTAAAGTGCTATCAACATTTATCTTCTTTCAAAATGGAAAGTAAATTTTCCACGTGGATGATAACGATAGCTTCCAGATTATATATGGATGTTCTTCGTAAAGAAAAGCGAGAAAGAAAATGGCTAGAACAAATTAAAACGACACTATCGAGGCAACTATCTTGGAGAGCAAAATTAAGTGGAACAGAGTTTAGTGACACTTTCTCGGACTTTAATCAATTAGATGTTGAAGTACGTGTCCCAATTTTACTAAGACATTATTACGGATACACATACGATGAAATTGCAGATATGTTGAAAATTAAAACCGGAACAGTTAAATCTAGAGTTCATAACGGTCTTAAACAATTAAGAAAGGAGTGGGATGAAAATGAACAAGAAGCCAGACCAAGACACACTCACCAAGTTAAAAGCTGA
- a CDS encoding YxlC family protein: MNKKPDQDTLTKLKADWENVDALSEKHLLPTHSVKEQFQLYKQARQKAFQRELMLFIATAITLLTIFILIALKAPIVVLFIWAGSILIAPIIFFYLSRSKNSLEGDLL, encoded by the coding sequence ATGAACAAGAAGCCAGACCAAGACACACTCACCAAGTTAAAAGCTGACTGGGAAAATGTTGATGCTTTATCAGAAAAACATCTTCTCCCAACTCATTCTGTAAAAGAGCAGTTTCAACTATACAAACAAGCTAGACAAAAGGCTTTTCAACGGGAATTGATGTTGTTTATTGCAACTGCCATAACGTTACTAACAATATTTATTTTAATCGCTTTGAAAGCACCAATCGTTGTTCTATTCATTTGGGCAGGCTCCATTCTTATTGCACCAATTATCTTTTTCTATTTAAGTAGATCAAAGAACTCTCTGGAAGGAGATCTCTTATGA
- a CDS encoding transcriptional regulator: MMTELAETDVIILISIVLLLLVQSIWLFIDAKKRGSYAWFWGIWGLIQAPMPTIFYLIFVIWLPKRRQQKMNK; encoded by the coding sequence ATGATGACAGAATTAGCAGAGACAGATGTTATCATTCTTATCTCCATCGTCCTTCTCCTATTGGTGCAAAGTATATGGCTGTTTATAGATGCAAAAAAGCGTGGAAGCTATGCGTGGTTTTGGGGTATCTGGGGGCTTATCCAAGCACCAATGCCTACTATTTTTTATCTGATTTTTGTCATATGGTTACCAAAAAGACGTCAACAAAAAATGAATAAGTAA
- a CDS encoding PLD nuclease N-terminal domain-containing protein, with product MEQLVEINWAIFAPIIVLQVILAVFALVNCIKQEETNGPKWMWILIILFVNLFGPILYFVFGRKN from the coding sequence ATGGAACAATTAGTGGAAATTAACTGGGCAATATTCGCTCCGATCATAGTATTACAAGTAATCCTTGCGGTATTCGCTCTTGTAAATTGTATAAAACAAGAAGAAACGAACGGACCGAAGTGGATGTGGATTTTAATTATATTATTTGTAAACTTGTTCGGTCCAATTCTTTACTTCGTATTCGGCAGAAAAAACTAA
- a CDS encoding ABC transporter ATP-binding protein — MLVQINELQKKFKDHEAVKSISFQIERGRCIALLGPNGAGKTTTLQMLAGLLTPTSGGITFNGADNKDYRPYIGFLPQHPAFFNWMTPKEFLQFAGKLSNIPNNILKDRIEESLTFVSLLEVHNKKIGGFSGGMRQRLGLAQALLHKPELLILDEPVSALDPAGRRDVLQIIHALKSEMTILFSTHVLHDAEQVCDEVIMLKDGEIKWDGTLPALKETFATSAVKIRTDKTISGLDSLGFVRQVDFTNELEAIVYLQDDKANTNEMLHYLLSNGYTVNHFEKLQDSLEDAYMRVMES, encoded by the coding sequence TTGCTTGTACAAATAAACGAACTCCAAAAGAAATTTAAAGATCACGAAGCGGTTAAGTCTATATCCTTTCAAATAGAGCGTGGGCGTTGCATCGCCTTACTTGGCCCAAATGGTGCTGGTAAAACAACGACATTGCAAATGTTAGCCGGGTTGTTAACACCTACTAGTGGAGGAATCACTTTTAATGGTGCGGATAATAAAGATTACCGACCATATATCGGCTTTTTACCGCAACACCCTGCTTTTTTCAATTGGATGACACCAAAGGAATTTTTACAGTTTGCCGGGAAGCTATCTAATATTCCAAATAATATATTAAAAGATAGAATCGAAGAATCGCTTACTTTTGTCAGTTTACTAGAAGTTCATAATAAAAAGATTGGCGGATTTTCCGGAGGGATGAGGCAGCGTTTAGGGTTAGCTCAAGCACTGCTTCACAAACCTGAATTGCTTATATTAGATGAGCCAGTTTCCGCTCTAGATCCTGCTGGAAGAAGAGATGTACTGCAAATTATTCACGCTTTAAAGAGTGAGATGACAATCCTTTTTTCCACTCATGTGTTGCATGACGCAGAGCAAGTATGTGATGAAGTGATTATGCTAAAGGATGGGGAAATAAAGTGGGATGGCACCCTTCCTGCTCTAAAGGAGACATTTGCTACTTCTGCTGTGAAAATTAGAACAGATAAAACAATATCGGGATTAGATTCATTAGGTTTTGTAAGGCAAGTTGATTTTACAAATGAGTTAGAAGCAATTGTCTACCTTCAAGATGATAAAGCGAATACGAATGAAATGCTTCACTATTTATTATCGAATGGCTATACTGTAAACCATTTTGAAAAGTTACAAGATTCATTAGAAGACGCATATATGAGGGTGATGGAGTCATGA